Proteins encoded in a region of the Chitinispirillum alkaliphilum genome:
- a CDS encoding Ribonuclease III → MNPLRALTDFFRGLRKGRAEDIGSAVKLQQTIGYRFHTDALLTQALTHKSAISPDDKKGLLSNERLEFLGDAVLNCLVTEHLFFLHPEKSEGQLSKIKSLIVSRKILGEVALSVNMGPFMILSSSEEKSGGRARASILSNAFEALVGAVYLDGGLEAAKELLSKFLFQRIGEFLRDESNINYKSKILEMAQKDGFGIPKYTTVESSGPDHAKEFKIRIDIADIPMGEGTGKNKKDAQQNAAQNAIINYNKEMIISRTKGEGKNELFSQ, encoded by the coding sequence ATGAATCCACTGAGGGCACTAACTGATTTTTTCAGAGGCTTGAGAAAAGGCAGAGCCGAGGATATCGGCTCTGCTGTTAAATTGCAGCAAACAATCGGGTACAGGTTTCACACTGATGCGCTTTTAACCCAGGCACTCACACATAAATCCGCAATTTCGCCAGATGACAAAAAAGGGCTTCTCTCAAACGAGAGGCTTGAGTTTCTGGGCGATGCAGTCCTTAATTGCCTTGTCACGGAGCATCTTTTTTTCCTTCATCCGGAGAAAAGCGAAGGGCAACTCTCAAAGATCAAGTCGCTTATAGTCAGCCGCAAGATCCTTGGGGAGGTGGCATTGTCGGTTAATATGGGTCCATTTATGATCCTTAGCTCGTCGGAGGAAAAATCGGGTGGACGAGCCAGGGCTTCCATTCTCTCCAATGCATTCGAGGCCCTTGTAGGGGCGGTGTATCTGGATGGAGGTCTGGAAGCCGCAAAAGAGCTGCTCAGCAAATTTCTCTTCCAGAGAATCGGCGAATTCTTAAGAGACGAAAGCAACATTAACTACAAAAGCAAAATTCTTGAAATGGCTCAAAAGGATGGCTTTGGAATACCAAAATACACAACAGTCGAATCCAGCGGTCCCGATCACGCCAAAGAGTTTAAAATCCGTATAGATATTGCAGATATACCTATGGGTGAGGGTACAGGTAAAAATAAAAAGGACGCCCAGCAGAATGCTGCTCAGAACGCAATCATTAATTACAATAAAGAAATGATTATTTCCCGTACAAAAGGAGAAGGAAAGAATGAATTATTTTCTCAGTGA